One genomic window of Arachis stenosperma cultivar V10309 chromosome 10, arast.V10309.gnm1.PFL2, whole genome shotgun sequence includes the following:
- the LOC130956358 gene encoding LOB domain-containing protein 12-like, whose translation MGSGNSPCASCKLLRRRCAKDCIFAPYFPSDDPQKFAIVHKVFGASNVSKMLQELPIHQRADAVSSLVYEANARVRDPVYGCVGAISYLQNQVSELQMQLAVAQAEILCIQMQHEPSVAAAIPNPQQIMEFQEQNNNNNELTHHHHHHHQYLNFAASSSNVIHDSLSRETLFGHDMVS comes from the exons atggGAAGTGGAAACTCGCCATGTGCTTCATGCAAGCTTCTTAGACGGAGGTGTGCCAAGGATTGCATCTTCGCACCTTATTTCCCTTCCGATGACCCTCAAAAGTTCGCCATTGTTCACAAGGTCTTTGGTGCTAGCAACGTTAGCAAAATGTTACAG GAGCTTCCGATTCATCAAAGAGCAGATGCAGTGAGTAGCTTGGTATACGAAGCGAACGCAAGGGTTCGTGACCCGGTGTATGGATGCGTGGGAGCCATATCATACCTTCAGAACCAAGTCTCAGAGCTTCAAATGCAGCTTGCTGTTGCGCAGGCAGAGATACTCTGCATCCAGATGCAGCATGAACCCTCTGTAGCCGCAGCAATACCCAATCCACAACAAATAATGGAGTTTCAAGAAcagaacaataataataatgaactcactcaccatcaccatcaccatcatcaGTACCTTAACTTTGCAGCTTCTTCTAGCAATGTAATCCATGATTCTCTCTCTAGAGAGACTTTGTTTGGACATGACATGGTTTCTTAA